In Xanthomonas sp. SI, the following are encoded in one genomic region:
- the leuS gene encoding leucine--tRNA ligase, giving the protein MSAVEPTAYDPQQVESSAQQFWDATRAFEVNETSDKPKFYCLSMLPYPSGALHMGHVRNYTIGDVISRYQRMNGKNVLQPMGWDAFGLPAENAAIKNKTAPAKWTYANIEHMRSQLKSLGYAIDWSREFATCRPEYYVHEQRMFTRLMRKGLAYRRNAVVNWDPVDQTVLANEQVIDGRGWRSGALVEKREIPQWFLRITDYAQELLDGLDQLPGWPESVKTMQRNWIGRSEGLEIQFEVRDADGAALDPLRVFTTRPDTLMGLTFVSIASEHPLALHAAKSNPQLAALLAELKQGGVSEAELETQEKRGMDTGLVAVHPISGEQVPVWVANFVLMGYGTGAVMAVPGHDQRDFEFANKYALPIRQVIALTAPKNDEERTWESSVWRDWYTDKTREFELVNSAEFDGLDYHGAFEALAERFERKGQGQRRINYRLRDWGVSRQRYWGCPIPVIYCASCGAVPVPEDQLPVLLPENVALSGTGSPLKTDPEWRKTTCPQCGAAAERETDTFDTFMESSWYYARYTSPGAKDMVDKRGNYWLPVDQYIGGIEHAILHLMYFRFFHKLLRDARLVDSDEPATNLLTQGMVIAETYYRDNGDGSKDWINPADVDVQRDERGRIVGASLIADGAPVQIGGTEKMSKSKNNGVDPQAMVGKYGADTVRLFSMFAAPPEQSLEWNEAGVDGMARFLRRLWAQVHKHVADGAAPALDAAALGAEHKALRRKTHETIGKVADDYGRRHSFNTAIAAVMELTNALAKFDDAGDQGRAVRQEALEAAVLLLNPITPHASHALWQALGHAPTLLEDLPFPQPDPAALVRDALTLAVQVNGKLRGTIEVAADAPREQIEALAQAEPNTAKFLEGLSIRKIIIVPGKIVNLVAA; this is encoded by the coding sequence ATGTCCGCCGTCGAGCCCACCGCCTACGACCCGCAGCAGGTCGAATCGTCCGCCCAGCAGTTCTGGGACGCCACCCGCGCCTTCGAGGTCAACGAGACCTCCGACAAGCCCAAGTTCTACTGCCTGTCGATGCTGCCGTACCCGTCCGGTGCGCTGCACATGGGCCACGTGCGCAACTACACGATCGGCGACGTGATCAGCCGCTACCAGCGCATGAACGGCAAGAACGTGCTGCAGCCGATGGGCTGGGACGCGTTCGGCCTGCCGGCCGAGAACGCCGCGATCAAGAACAAGACCGCGCCGGCGAAGTGGACCTACGCCAACATCGAGCACATGCGCAGCCAGCTCAAGTCGCTGGGCTACGCGATCGACTGGTCGCGCGAATTCGCCACCTGCCGGCCCGAGTACTACGTGCACGAGCAGCGCATGTTCACCCGGCTGATGCGCAAGGGCCTGGCCTACCGCCGCAATGCGGTGGTGAACTGGGATCCGGTCGACCAGACCGTGCTGGCCAACGAGCAGGTCATCGACGGCCGCGGCTGGCGCTCCGGTGCGCTGGTGGAGAAGCGCGAGATCCCGCAGTGGTTCCTGCGCATCACCGACTACGCGCAGGAACTGCTCGACGGCCTGGACCAGCTGCCGGGCTGGCCGGAATCGGTCAAGACCATGCAGCGCAACTGGATCGGCCGTTCCGAAGGCCTGGAAATCCAGTTTGAGGTGCGCGACGCCGACGGCGCGGCGCTGGATCCGCTGCGCGTGTTCACCACGCGCCCGGACACGCTGATGGGGCTGACCTTCGTCTCCATCGCCAGCGAACATCCGCTGGCGCTGCATGCGGCCAAGTCCAACCCGCAGCTGGCCGCCTTGCTGGCCGAGCTGAAGCAGGGCGGCGTGTCCGAGGCGGAACTGGAAACCCAGGAAAAGCGCGGCATGGACACCGGCCTGGTGGCGGTGCATCCGATCAGCGGCGAGCAGGTCCCGGTGTGGGTCGCCAATTTCGTGCTGATGGGCTACGGCACCGGCGCGGTGATGGCGGTGCCCGGCCACGACCAGCGCGATTTCGAGTTCGCCAACAAGTACGCGCTGCCGATCCGCCAGGTGATCGCGCTGACGGCGCCGAAGAACGACGAGGAGCGCACCTGGGAGTCGAGCGTCTGGCGCGACTGGTACACCGACAAGACCCGCGAGTTCGAACTGGTCAACTCGGCCGAGTTCGACGGCCTGGACTACCACGGCGCGTTCGAGGCGCTGGCCGAGCGCTTCGAGCGCAAGGGCCAGGGCCAGCGCCGCATCAACTACCGCCTGCGCGACTGGGGCGTCAGTCGCCAGCGCTACTGGGGCTGCCCGATCCCGGTGATCTACTGCGCCAGCTGCGGCGCGGTGCCGGTGCCGGAAGACCAGTTGCCGGTGCTGCTGCCGGAGAACGTGGCGCTGAGCGGCACCGGGTCGCCGCTGAAGACCGATCCGGAATGGCGCAAGACCACCTGCCCGCAGTGCGGCGCGGCGGCCGAGCGCGAGACCGACACCTTCGACACCTTCATGGAGTCGAGCTGGTACTACGCGCGCTACACCTCGCCCGGCGCCAAGGACATGGTCGACAAGCGCGGCAACTACTGGCTGCCGGTGGACCAGTACATCGGCGGCATCGAGCACGCGATCCTGCACCTGATGTACTTCCGCTTCTTCCACAAGCTGCTGCGCGACGCGCGCCTGGTGGACAGCGACGAGCCGGCGACCAACCTGCTGACCCAGGGCATGGTGATCGCCGAGACCTACTACCGCGACAACGGCGACGGCTCCAAGGACTGGATCAACCCGGCCGACGTGGACGTGCAGCGCGACGAGCGCGGCCGCATCGTCGGCGCCAGCCTGATCGCCGACGGCGCGCCGGTGCAGATCGGCGGCACCGAGAAGATGTCCAAGTCCAAGAACAACGGCGTGGACCCGCAGGCGATGGTCGGCAAGTACGGCGCCGACACGGTGCGCCTGTTCTCGATGTTCGCCGCGCCGCCGGAGCAGTCGCTGGAGTGGAACGAGGCCGGCGTGGACGGCATGGCACGGTTCCTGCGCCGGCTGTGGGCGCAGGTGCATAAGCATGTCGCCGACGGCGCCGCCCCGGCGCTGGATGCGGCCGCGCTGGGCGCCGAGCACAAGGCGCTGCGGCGCAAGACCCACGAGACCATCGGCAAGGTCGCCGACGACTACGGCCGGCGCCACAGCTTCAACACCGCGATCGCCGCGGTGATGGAGCTGACCAACGCGCTGGCCAAGTTCGACGATGCCGGCGACCAGGGCCGCGCGGTGCGCCAGGAAGCGCTGGAAGCGGCGGTACTGCTGCTCAACCCGATCACCCCGCATGCCAGCCATGCGCTGTGGCAGGCGCTGGGGCATGCGCCGACGCTGCTGGAAGACCTGCCGTTCCCGCAGCCGGACCCGGCTGCGCTGGTGCGCGACGCGCTGACCCTGGCGGTGCAGGTCAACGGCAAGCTGCGCGGCACCATCGAGGTCGCCGCCGACGCCCCGCGCGAGCAGATCGAGGCGCTGGCCCAGGCCGAGCCGAACACCGCCAAGTTCCTGGAAGGCCTGAGCATCCGCAAGATCATCATCGTGCCGGGCAAGATCGTGAACCTGGTGGCGGCGTGA
- a CDS encoding DUF998 domain-containing protein, translating to MANRYDQALRYAGPLLALVAVAAVVGFGLALPGYLPWSHPVALLGASGIAHAGAFDLLAFVLPGALAVALALRLLQRSGRGAPWSLRVGGQLLLLAGLAFAGMGLLPLDPADLESRATQLHASAWLLWVVALVAAASLLAVGAWRQPGARGWARAALAVALLAALGAFALDALLSAAVAQRLVFALWWAWLALLACWPGPQALPRSG from the coding sequence ATGGCGAACCGATACGATCAGGCGCTGCGCTACGCAGGGCCGTTGCTGGCGCTGGTCGCCGTGGCCGCGGTGGTGGGCTTCGGGCTGGCTCTGCCGGGCTACCTGCCGTGGTCGCATCCGGTGGCGCTGCTCGGCGCCAGCGGCATCGCCCATGCCGGGGCCTTCGACCTGCTGGCCTTCGTGCTGCCCGGGGCGCTGGCGGTGGCGCTGGCGCTGCGCCTATTGCAGCGCAGCGGCCGTGGCGCGCCCTGGTCGCTGCGCGTCGGCGGCCAGTTGCTGCTGCTGGCCGGGCTGGCCTTTGCCGGCATGGGCCTGCTGCCGCTGGACCCGGCCGACCTGGAGTCGCGCGCCACCCAGTTGCATGCCAGCGCCTGGCTGCTGTGGGTGGTGGCGCTGGTGGCGGCCGCCAGCCTGCTGGCCGTCGGTGCCTGGCGCCAGCCCGGCGCGCGCGGCTGGGCGCGGGCCGCGCTGGCGGTGGCGCTGCTGGCCGCGCTCGGCGCGTTCGCGCTGGACGCGCTGCTGTCGGCGGCGGTGGCGCAGCGGCTGGTGTTCGCGCTGTGGTGGGCCTGGCTGGCGCTGCTGGCATGTTGGCCCGGGCCGCAGGCGCTGCCGCGCAGCGGCTGA
- the trxA gene encoding thioredoxin translates to MSDMPHVFDAKTETFEAEVLQKSLQTPVLVDFWAPWCGPCKTLSPILEKLAAEYHGAFELAKVDVDQEQQIAAAFQIRSVPTVFLVKDGQLVDGFPGAMPEGQLREFLTQHGIAPLPAPAEVQDDAPPAPLDPHAEVLRLRDAVAAEPDKDELKLDLALALVKTGAASEAEALIDALPANLATDERAVRARARLGFVSALQSAPPLESLQAAIAQDPADLKSRYLLGVQRLVGGEDEAALEQFLEMLRQDRSFEDGLPKKSLIDAFRVIEDEDLVGRYRRKMSALLF, encoded by the coding sequence ATGTCCGACATGCCCCACGTTTTCGACGCCAAGACCGAGACCTTCGAAGCGGAAGTGCTGCAGAAATCGCTGCAGACCCCCGTGCTGGTGGACTTCTGGGCGCCCTGGTGCGGCCCGTGCAAGACCCTGAGCCCGATCCTGGAGAAGCTGGCCGCCGAGTACCACGGCGCGTTCGAGCTGGCCAAGGTCGATGTGGACCAGGAGCAGCAGATCGCCGCCGCGTTCCAGATCCGCTCGGTGCCGACCGTGTTCCTGGTCAAGGACGGGCAACTGGTCGACGGCTTCCCCGGCGCCATGCCCGAAGGCCAGTTGCGCGAGTTCCTGACCCAGCACGGCATCGCGCCGCTGCCGGCGCCGGCCGAGGTCCAGGACGACGCGCCCCCAGCGCCGCTGGACCCGCACGCCGAGGTGCTGCGCCTGCGCGACGCGGTGGCCGCCGAGCCGGACAAGGACGAACTGAAGCTGGACCTGGCGCTGGCGCTGGTGAAGACCGGTGCGGCCAGCGAAGCCGAGGCGCTGATCGACGCGCTGCCGGCCAACCTGGCCACCGACGAGCGCGCGGTGCGCGCGCGGGCGCGGCTGGGCTTCGTCAGCGCGTTGCAGTCGGCGCCGCCGCTGGAATCGCTGCAGGCGGCGATCGCGCAGGACCCGGCCGATCTGAAGTCGCGCTACCTACTCGGCGTGCAGCGTCTGGTTGGCGGCGAGGACGAAGCGGCGCTGGAGCAGTTCCTGGAGATGCTGCGCCAGGACCGCAGCTTCGAGGACGGCCTGCCCAAGAAGTCGCTGATCGACGCGTTCCGGGTGATCGAGGACGAGGACCTGGTCGGCCGCTACCGGCGCAAGATGTCGGCGTTGCTGTTCTGA
- a CDS encoding DUF4442 domain-containing protein, translating to MKASLFRLGLNLWPPFLFAGIHLVELSPDYRYARVELRMRPWNRNYVGTHFGGSLFAMTDPFWMLLAMQNLGSAYYVWDKAGSIEFVRPGRGTVTAQFRLDDALLDEMRTATAGGDKYLRWFDNEILDAQGEVVARTRKQLYVKRKPAR from the coding sequence ATGAAAGCCTCCCTGTTCCGCCTGGGCCTGAACCTGTGGCCGCCGTTCCTGTTCGCCGGCATCCATCTGGTGGAGCTGAGCCCGGACTACCGCTACGCACGGGTCGAGCTGCGCATGCGGCCATGGAACCGCAACTACGTCGGCACCCATTTCGGCGGCAGCCTGTTCGCGATGACCGATCCGTTCTGGATGCTGCTGGCGATGCAGAACCTGGGCAGCGCCTACTACGTCTGGGACAAGGCCGGCAGCATCGAGTTCGTGCGCCCGGGGCGCGGCACGGTGACCGCGCAGTTCCGCCTGGACGACGCACTGCTGGACGAAATGCGCACCGCCACCGCCGGCGGCGACAAATACCTGCGCTGGTTCGACAACGAGATCCTCGACGCGCAGGGCGAGGTGGTGGCGCGCACGCGCAAGCAGCTGTACGTCAAGCGCAAGCCGGCGCGGTAA
- a CDS encoding DUF502 domain-containing protein produces the protein MSPDTPAPHPRPSLQRLFFTGLLTLLPIWLTWVVVKFVFVLLSGISSPWVVPLSARIAASFPREMGWATALWVQNTIALIATLAVILLVGILSRRVIGQRLLRWFEAVMRRIPLASVVYDSARKLLDILQTQPGSTQRVVLIDFPHRDMKSVGLVTRVIKEQGTGRELAAVYVPTTPNPTSGYLEIVPVELLTPTDWSVDQAMSFIISGGAVAPDSVPFTRTMDR, from the coding sequence ATGTCGCCCGATACCCCCGCTCCGCACCCCCGCCCGTCCCTGCAACGGCTGTTCTTCACCGGCCTGCTGACCCTGCTGCCGATCTGGCTGACCTGGGTCGTGGTCAAGTTCGTGTTCGTGCTGCTGTCGGGCATCAGCAGTCCGTGGGTGGTGCCGCTGTCGGCGCGCATCGCGGCCTCGTTCCCGCGCGAAATGGGCTGGGCCACCGCGCTGTGGGTGCAGAACACCATCGCGCTGATCGCCACCCTGGCGGTGATCCTGCTGGTCGGCATCCTCAGTCGGCGGGTGATCGGGCAGCGCCTGCTGCGCTGGTTCGAGGCGGTCATGCGCCGCATTCCGCTGGCCAGCGTGGTCTACGACAGCGCGCGCAAGCTGCTGGACATCCTGCAGACCCAGCCCGGCAGCACCCAGCGCGTGGTGCTGATCGACTTCCCGCATCGCGACATGAAGTCGGTGGGCCTGGTGACCCGGGTGATCAAGGAACAGGGCACCGGCCGCGAGTTGGCCGCGGTGTACGTGCCGACCACGCCGAACCCGACCTCCGGTTACCTGGAGATCGTGCCGGTGGAGCTGCTGACCCCCACCGACTGGAGCGTGGACCAGGCGATGAGCTTCATCATCTCCGGCGGCGCGGTGGCGCCGGACAGCGTGCCGTTCACCCGCACCATGGACCGCTGA
- a CDS encoding queuosine precursor transporter has translation MRNGTLDDRAVRLFIGLAAFFCVNAALAEFIGVKIFALEDTLGIAPLNWNLFGQTGSMNFTAGTLLWPLVFILTDTINEFFGRRGVRFISWLAVALIGYGFLFAFAAIALAPAGFWVGAAQNQGVPDYQAAFAAVFGQGLWTIAGSLVAFLAGQLIDVAVFHRIRNVTGEKHVWLRATGSTAVSQLIDSFVVIYIAFVLGPQHWSIPLFLAVSTLNYICKMLLAVLLIPLLYLMRRLITDYLSPERAEQLREEAAAD, from the coding sequence ATGCGCAACGGCACGCTCGACGATCGCGCCGTCCGCCTGTTCATCGGCCTGGCCGCGTTCTTCTGCGTCAACGCGGCGCTGGCCGAATTCATCGGGGTCAAGATCTTCGCCCTGGAAGACACCCTGGGCATCGCGCCGCTGAACTGGAACCTGTTCGGCCAGACCGGCTCGATGAACTTCACCGCCGGCACCTTGCTGTGGCCGCTGGTGTTCATCCTCACCGACACCATCAACGAATTCTTCGGCCGCCGCGGGGTGCGCTTCATCTCCTGGCTGGCGGTGGCGCTGATCGGCTACGGCTTTTTGTTCGCGTTCGCGGCGATCGCGCTGGCGCCGGCCGGGTTCTGGGTCGGCGCGGCGCAGAACCAGGGGGTGCCGGACTACCAGGCCGCGTTCGCGGCGGTGTTCGGCCAGGGCCTGTGGACCATCGCCGGCTCGCTGGTCGCGTTCCTGGCCGGGCAGCTGATCGACGTGGCGGTGTTCCACCGCATCCGCAACGTCACCGGCGAAAAACACGTGTGGCTGCGCGCCACCGGCTCCACCGCGGTGTCGCAGCTGATCGACAGCTTCGTGGTCATCTACATCGCCTTCGTGCTCGGCCCGCAGCACTGGTCGATCCCGCTGTTCCTGGCGGTGAGCACGCTCAACTACATCTGCAAGATGCTGCTGGCGGTGCTGCTGATCCCGCTGCTGTACCTGATGCGGCGGCTGATCACCGACTACCTGAGTCCCGAGCGCGCCGAGCAGCTGCGCGAGGAAGCCGCGGCCGACTGA